In the genome of Waddliaceae bacterium, one region contains:
- the dnaA gene encoding chromosomal replication initiator protein DnaA, which produces MVACEIAGCWGQFIEYMKGRCSDTAFRNWLDPIVVIDEDIELVTLEVPNIFVQDYLLSNYKSELCSFLPVRSSGEPAIEFVIAAPKKREAVAPTISSSSPVSVEPKYVMKLNDFYIFDNFIEGPANQFVKSAALGVANNPSKSYNPLFMHGGVGLGKTHLLHAIGHHVQKNYKHLRVQCITTEAFINDLVDSLRNKSVDKMKRFYRSLDVLLVDDIQFLQNRLNFEEEFCNTFESLINQNKQIVITSDKPPSQLKLSERLVARMEWGLVAHVGIPDLETRVAILQYKAEQKGMKLSSNVAFFIAEHIFSNVRQLEGAVNKLSAHCRLLNQDITEELVEMALSQMLCHAPQEKISVEQVLKSVSAVFQVRVNDLKGSTRTKDIALPRQVAMYLAREMINESLMMLAASFGKTHSTILHACKNIESKVEKDNMLKRQVEMVRRNIST; this is translated from the coding sequence ATGGTCGCTTGTGAGATTGCTGGATGTTGGGGACAATTTATTGAATATATGAAGGGACGCTGTTCTGATACGGCGTTTCGTAATTGGCTTGATCCTATCGTTGTTATTGACGAAGACATTGAGCTTGTTACCCTTGAGGTTCCTAATATTTTCGTTCAGGACTATTTACTTTCGAATTACAAGAGCGAGCTTTGTAGTTTTCTTCCTGTACGTTCTAGTGGAGAGCCTGCTATAGAGTTTGTCATTGCTGCTCCTAAGAAGCGCGAGGCTGTTGCACCGACGATATCGTCGTCATCTCCAGTGTCAGTAGAGCCTAAGTATGTTATGAAGCTCAATGATTTTTATATTTTCGATAACTTCATCGAAGGCCCTGCCAATCAATTCGTTAAGTCTGCAGCGCTGGGAGTGGCGAACAACCCGAGCAAATCGTATAATCCTTTATTTATGCATGGTGGTGTAGGACTTGGTAAGACGCATCTTCTTCATGCCATAGGGCATCATGTGCAGAAGAACTACAAGCATCTTCGCGTGCAATGTATTACTACAGAAGCATTTATCAACGACCTTGTCGACAGCCTTCGTAATAAGTCCGTTGATAAGATGAAGAGATTTTATCGTAGCCTTGATGTGTTGCTTGTCGATGATATACAGTTCTTGCAGAACAGGCTAAACTTCGAAGAAGAGTTTTGTAATACCTTCGAGAGTCTTATCAACCAGAACAAGCAGATTGTGATAACGAGCGACAAGCCACCATCACAGCTGAAGCTTTCGGAGCGCCTTGTTGCGAGGATGGAGTGGGGCCTTGTCGCCCATGTTGGTATCCCTGACCTTGAGACGCGCGTTGCAATATTACAATATAAGGCCGAGCAGAAGGGCATGAAACTTTCGAGTAATGTAGCATTCTTCATAGCAGAGCATATATTCAGCAACGTACGTCAGCTTGAAGGCGCGGTAAATAAGCTAAGCGCACACTGTCGTCTTCTAAACCAAGACATCACCGAAGAGCTTGTTGAGATGGCGCTGAGCCAGATGCTATGCCATGCTCCACAGGAGAAGATCTCCGTAGAGCAGGTTTTGAAGAGCGTTTCTGCGGTGTTCCAGGTTCGTGTCAACGACCTAAAAGGAAGCACGCGCACCAAGGATATCGCCCTACCTCGTCAGGTTGCCATGTATCTTGCTAGGGAGATGATAAACGAGTCTCTTATGATGTTGGCGGCGTCTTTTGGTAAGACGCATTCGACGATATTACACGCTTGTAAAAATATAGAGTCCAAGGTTGAGAAGGACAATATGCTCAAAAGACAGGTTGAGATGGTTCGCAGGAATATTAGTACGTAG
- a CDS encoding polymer-forming cytoskeletal protein, translating to MSIPSMMQQEYTSLSEDDFSSEEDWNEKIAALPSSPSFHPDNFDEEPETTLGEGVVFKGTLNFKRYLRVDGTFEGELISDGKLIIGPKGVVKSNLKMHEVIVEGYVEGSVEVEERIELRGDAQIHGDITARSLSVDDGVTIIGHVCVKPDISIEIDVSEEKKASKKKK from the coding sequence ATGTCGATACCGTCGATGATGCAGCAAGAATATACTTCCCTTTCTGAGGATGACTTTTCTAGCGAAGAGGACTGGAATGAGAAGATCGCAGCATTGCCATCATCGCCATCATTCCATCCTGATAACTTCGATGAAGAGCCAGAGACCACGCTTGGCGAAGGTGTTGTCTTTAAAGGCACGCTGAATTTCAAGAGATATCTTCGTGTCGATGGGACTTTCGAAGGTGAACTCATCTCCGACGGTAAGCTTATCATAGGACCTAAAGGTGTGGTGAAGTCCAACCTTAAGATGCATGAAGTCATTGTCGAAGGGTATGTCGAAGGAAGCGTAGAAGTCGAAGAGCGTATAGAGCTTCGTGGCGATGCACAGATTCATGGCGATATAACAGCGCGGTCGTTGAGCGTCGATGATGGCGTTACAATAATAGGCCATGTGTGTGTCAAGCCTGATATCTCGATAGAAATCGACGTCAGCGAAGAAAAGAAAGCATCGAAGAAAAAGAAATAA